The region CGCTTGGTCTGGTAGTTTTGGGTATTGTTGGTGATATTTTGTACTTCGACCTTAAGCAAACCACAAAATGCATGAAATTGTCTGTAAAGACGTTGGGTACATCTGGGTAGTCACAGTTCCCACCGTTGTTGAAAGACACAACACCAACTGCCATCCCATTGCACACCAGAGGACCACCAGAATCACCCTGTTGGGAAGAAGTATCATAATTTGTTTGCTCATCATTTAATTAAAGATGTTTGTACCGTTTTAAGACTAGAAACCAGTTGCCATTTTCTTTTAGAGGACAGAAAACATACCTGGCAGAATCCTTTGTCTGTGCCATATCCACCTGCACAGATAATATTGTGAGGAAACTTGACACCGGGAAGCCATTTGTCCTTACAGACTTTCAGTTTAATGATCGACACATTCACCTCTCTCAGCTCATGAACAATTTGACCACCAGTCCTTGTGAAACCCCATCCTGCTACACTGCACTTTTTGATTCCTTTTTAGGTTCATATGATGACTTGGAAGCTTTATGGGCTTAATTGGTTTTTTGCCCAGGTGAGCTTTCCTAGACAGCTGCACACACATGAAATAAGAAAGTGAAGGAGAAACACTgacagcattttattttataacattGCATTTTCCTCCATCAGACTTCAAGTTatcaaataattataatatataactgtataatattacatacagtatatcccatggaaataacactttattttatttattgaacctCATGGATTTTTACATATGTTGAATGTAAAGAATTtgactgtaaatgtgcatgatattACCTGAGACTATTTGGTTGAGTGAATACTTACTTTGAGGAGCATGATGTCATTCCCAGATAGGATATCCACATAATCTGGATGCTTGTATTTTGTTACATTGTATCTCATTGTGTCATTAACAACCTTCCTGAGATTGTTGGTGCCAAGAACAACACTCATAGGATGCCTGCATGAATAATGATTGAGAGATTGACAGAATAGtcagttttctttaaattatatttaatcaAAGATTGCTTGAAGAGTAAAGGTCACTCACGGGCTATTGTACTCTTACCATTTTGTCTGAGACATGTCAGAACATGGAAAAGCAGAAACTTGTGCAGACCATGCATCATGTCGGCAGGAAACTCAACCTGTCATCTGGGGGGTTTCAAGAAGACTTTTTTTATATAGCAATTTGCTGTGTGGGCAGTTCTATGGTTTTCATATTTATACTTCACCTTTACTTCTTTAGCCACATCCTCCCTCTGTCAGTGCAACTTGAACTGTCCTGTATCGCCGAGTAGAGATTCAGTACTGCCATTGTTACAGGCAATAGCAACTGCTTGGGAGTTTAGCACAATCAGTCACATTAATCCAGTCTCCCTCTACTATTATAATCTGTCTAGCATACTCACATACGCTCTAGTCTCACAGGGTACCTTAGGGTGCATAACATTCCTGTTACGTTTAGTTTTCTGAAAGCTTGAATTTGTCATGTAAGAAGTAGCCTTCATCAGAGCCAGAGTCGGACTAAAGAGTTTTATAGTTTCTGACTTTCACAAGAAACTACTAGTATCTTAATTTTGTGAATAGCACGTAGCCACATCAAATGATCTTTAGTTGGTTAAGCTTTATACGCGACAATCACAACAATGTTCTTTGCTGTTGATCTACATGAAAGCCACAGTTTTCAGTTGTAGGTGTGAGTATCAATGTTCTCGGTTATGAAACCAGTCTGATAGAGGTTTAATGAATGTTTCCTGTGATAAAGAACCTTTGCGTTTGTGTCCTTGTTTCACAAGGAATatcattttatgcatttatgcaAACATACCCATCTGCCCAAAAACACATATTGTACTTTACATGCACCTAAGCTCACAGATACACAAACCCTGGCAGTTGTGTCAGTACTGTGTggcacacaaaagcacacacatgcacttttgCCTCATAGTGTGTCTTAAACAATATATAAAGTCCCTTCCTGTTATGTATTATTAGGTTTTTTATCTTAAACACAAACTTTGTTCACTGGAAAACTCGACTtttgttgaaatgaaaccatAAGCACTTGTTGGATTTGTGTTGGACTCAGTGCAGCCTTTCAGGCGCAGGCTCTGATGTCAGAATCTGTGCATCTCATGTAGTGATAGAAAAATCAGAAAAGAAAGCAGGGTCTGTATGGATTGAGGCTTTCCAGTGCTTTCTGTCTCCTTCTAGTCTGTGTCACCAGATTCATCAAAAAATGTTGCAGTGCCTCCATCACgtaaaaaaataactacagtGTACTTCCTTAAACTTACTCTGATAGGTTTTATGAATGTTTTCCTTGATAAAGAATCTTTGCATTTATGTCTACTCAGGAAAGATGTCACAATTTGAATTGagattttattttgcatttaggTTAAGGAGCAAAAACTGACTAAGTGAGTTAGAAAAAGCAATACATCCACAATACAATCAAATTTAATACATCCACAAACATAATTTGTAATTATTATACAATTTAGTTAGGAAAATTGCATAAATGTTCCACAGACTTTTACAAAGCGAGGCAGATAGTTCAGGGCAGTGTGCTTGGTCTGGTAGTTTTGGGTTTTGTTGGTGATATTTTGTACTTCAACCTTAAGCAAACCACAAAATGCATGAAATTAAGTTTAACAGGACAAATTGTTTTTGTAGcttcttttttgtctcattttgaaGCCAGGAAGTTAGGCTGACAGTAACCACACAGTAACGGTCTTTCTCTCAGTGACAGATATAGCAGATTACATATCACACAAGCACATTTGTACAACCTATTTTTTGCACTTTATTTACTGACATATTGCTTGTGTCatagtctttaaaaaaaagtcaaacaaaatagTGATCCAGTCTTTGTCATGCATTTCATACAGACTTATCTTGCACAAATCTATTCTCCTttctgcacttttcattcaatttacctttccttttcattttgcattttattctCTTGATTCAGTTCATGTTGGACCCTTTTGGTTTACCTTCTCTCACAGGTTTGTGGATACTTCATAACCACATCAGATGATCTTTAGTTGGTTAAACTGTTTACACGATGAACACAGATACAGCAATGTTCTTTGGTGTGGATCTACGTGACACAACCGACAAAAAcactgtgtgaaaaataaaCCACAGGAACCACAGTTTCCAGCTGCAGATGTGAGCATCGATGTTCTCACAGTCAGCGTGATGAAGCTGAAAATGATGTATTTAGATTTAAACTGTTGATCATTACTTCACAGCTAGCAGTCTAAAGGAGCATTGTTATATGAGTTTTAATTCAGAATTTCAGGAAATCttaaagtgtcataaaaatatatctttttgaATTTTGATTCTGTTAGTTTTATGCAAACATTCTGTATAAAAACACTTGTCAGATTTGTGTTGGACTCAGTTTTAGGCGCAGGCTGTGAGGTCTGAATCTGTGAACTTCATGCAGCAATGGAAAAGTCAGAACAGAAAGCGAGAAAGAGATTCATTAGAAAAAGCTGCAGTGTGTTCATCCTGTTCAAAAAAACTTATACTGATAGgttttgtgaatgttttcttgGATAAAGAACCTTTGCAGTTGTGTCTACTAATGAAAGAAGTCACAATTTGAATTGagattttattttgcatttagaTCAAAAAGCAAAATTGACAAAGTGAGTTAGCAGCCACAATACAATCAAATTTAATACATCCACAATTCAAAAGATTGTTACATTCAAGAATTCTTTTTCTTGAGAAACACATTGATCCAGGGAATAAATTTTGATATGTCTGTATAGATGTTTGGTACATCTGGGTATTTACAGTTATAGTTAGAGTTGAAAGAAACAACACCAACTGCAAACTCTCTTTTGCACACCAGAGGGCCACCAGAATCACCCTGCAAAGAggaaatatattaatatgtatattCATTTGAAGATGTTTATACCATTTTTAAACCAGAAGCCAGTTGAGATTTTGtatgaacacacagaaaacatacCTGACAAAATCCTTTCTTTGTCCCATATCCACCTGCACAGATGACCTCAGCAGGAAGCTTAGGCAACCTCTTCCgacacacttcctgtttaatgaTAGGAACATCCACCACTTGCAGCTCATCAACAATTTGACCACCAGTCCTTGTGAAACCCCATCCTGCTACACTGCACTTTTTGATTCCTTTTAGGTTCATATGATGACTTGGAAGTTTTATGGGCTTAATTGGTTTTTTGCCCAGGTGAGCTTTCCTAGACAGCTGCACACACATGAAATAAGAAAGTGAAGGAGAAACACTgacagcattttattttataacattGCATTTTCCTCCATCAGACTTCAAGTTatcaaataattataatatataactgTGTaatattacatacagtatatcccatgtaaatactttattttatttattgaacctCATGGATTTTTACATATGTTGAATGTAAAGAATTtgactgtaaatgtgcatgatattACTTGAGACTATTTGGTTGAGTGAATACTTACTTTGAGGAGCATGATGTCATTCCCAGATAGGATATCCACATAATCTGGATGCTTGTATTTTGTTACATTGTATCTCATTGTGTCATCAACAACCTTCCTGAGATTGTTGGTGCCGAGAACAACACTCATAGGATGCCTGCATGAATAATGATTGAGAGATTGACAGAATAGtcagttttctttaaatcacatttaatcgAAGATTGAAGAGTAAAGGTCACTCACGGGCTATCACAGTGTGCTGCAGTGACTACAAAGTCTTCACTGATGAGGAATCCTCCACACATATGACTTCTGTTAACTTGCACTGAGGCCATATACAGCAGTGACTTCTTGGCCTTTTTCCCATTTATGATTTCACTGCCAAGTCctgaaataataagaaaatgaaaatgactcaaTGTCCATTTGAAGACTACAGAATAATAATCAGACTTGATAATCTTACCATTTTGTCTGAGACATGTCAGAACATGGAAAAGCAGAAACTTGTGCAGACCATGCATCATGTCGGCAGGAAACTCAACCTGTCATCTGGGGGGTTTCAAgtagacttttttttatatagcaaTTTGCTGTGTGGGCAGTTCTATGGTTTTCATATTTATACTTCACCTTTACTTCTTTAGCCACATCCTCCCTCTGTCAGTGCAACTTGAACTGTCCTGTATCGCTGAGTAGAGATTCAGTACTGCCATTGTTACAGGCAATAGCAACTGCTTGGGAGTTTAGCACAATCAGTCACATTAATCCATTCTCCCTCTACTATTATAATCTGTCTAGCATATTCACATATGCTCTAGCCTCACAGGGTACCTTAGGGTGCATAACATTCCTGTAACGTTTAGTTTTCTGAAAGCTTGAATTTGTCATGTAAGAAGTAGCCTTCATCAGAGCCAGAGTCGGACTAAAGAGTTTTATAGTTTCTGACTTTCACAAGAAACTACTAGTATCTTAATTTTGTGAATAGCACGTAGCCACATCAAATGATCTTTAGTTGGTTAAGCTTTATACGCAACAATCACAACAATGTTCTTTGCTGTTGATCTACATGAAAGCCACAGTTTTCAGTTGTAGGTGTGAGTATCAATGTTCTCGGTTATGAAACCAGTCTGATAGAGGTTTAATGAATGTTTCCTGTGATAAAGAACCTTTGCATTTGTGTCTACCAATGTAAGATGTCACAATTTGAAttgaggttttatatttttcgTTTAG is a window of Thunnus thynnus chromosome 8, fThuThy2.1, whole genome shotgun sequence DNA encoding:
- the LOC137188453 gene encoding duodenase-1-like — encoded protein: MMHGLHKFLLFHVLTCLRQNGLGSEIINGKKAKKSLLYMASVQVNRSHMCGGFLISEDFVVTAAHCDSPHPMSVVLGTNNLRKVVDDTMRYNVTKYKHPDYVDILSGNDIMLLKLSRKAHLGKKPIKPIKLPSHHMNLKGIKKCSVAGWGFTRTGGQIVDELQVVDVPIIKQEVCRKRLPKLPAEVICAGGYGTKKGFCQGDSGGPLVCKREFAVGVVSFNSNYNCKYPDVPNIYTDISKFIPWINVFLKKKNS